A DNA window from Sphingomonas profundi contains the following coding sequences:
- a CDS encoding DUF4142 domain-containing protein: MRVHLLVAAIAASTTATPLLAQAMTPAEYVATAGASDLYERQSSQIVLETTADPNVRSFATMMVSAHAKSTADVKAAAAKSKVKAAPPALMPAQAEMIAQLKAETGPARDAAYIAQQKVAHGQALAVQQAYAAGGTAPALKATAATIVPVVQDHIAMLMKM; this comes from the coding sequence ATGAGAGTGCATCTGCTCGTCGCGGCAATCGCCGCCAGCACCACCGCCACCCCGCTGCTGGCGCAGGCGATGACGCCCGCCGAATACGTCGCCACCGCCGGCGCCAGCGACCTGTACGAGCGGCAATCCAGCCAGATCGTGCTGGAGACCACCGCCGATCCCAACGTCCGCTCCTTCGCGACGATGATGGTGAGCGCGCACGCCAAGAGCACGGCGGACGTGAAGGCGGCCGCCGCCAAGTCGAAGGTGAAGGCCGCGCCGCCGGCGCTGATGCCCGCGCAGGCGGAGATGATCGCCCAGCTGAAGGCGGAGACCGGGCCGGCGCGCGATGCCGCCTACATCGCCCAGCAGAAGGTCGCGCACGGCCAGGCGCTGGCGGTGCAGCAGGCCTATGCGGCAGGCGGCACCGCGCCGGCGCTGAAGGCCACCGCCGCCACGATCGTGCCCGTAGTGCAGGATCATATCGCGATGCTGATGAAGATGTGA
- a CDS encoding alpha/beta hydrolase, translated as MMQVRDFARTIALTGLLAAGTGAFAQSATSTNAAPPPPPAKTATAPAPAAADMQAVLDAIAALGPKPIETLTPVKARIQPSAADGAKAVMRAKGMSTAPDPAVVTMDKPYGDDPMQFGRIYKPAAANAATPLPVIVYYHGGGWVIADVNTYDAAPRLMAKQLNAIVVSVEYRHAPEFKFPAQHEDAAAAYRWVLQNAASWGGDPAKIALAGESAGGNLAVATAIYARDNGLAAPVHILSVYPIANSAKTLPSRMDSANAKPLNGAMLPWFGYYYSKTMADQMDPRVNLVKANLRGLPPTTIVNAQIDPLRSDGETLAQAMRAAGDKVEQRTFPGVTHEFFGMGPVVRGAYDAEQYAFGQLKKAFDKAK; from the coding sequence ATGATGCAGGTAAGGGACTTCGCGCGCACGATAGCGCTGACTGGGCTTCTGGCGGCCGGCACCGGCGCCTTCGCGCAATCCGCCACCTCCACCAACGCGGCCCCGCCGCCCCCGCCGGCAAAGACGGCGACCGCGCCGGCGCCCGCCGCCGCCGACATGCAGGCGGTGCTGGACGCGATCGCCGCGCTCGGCCCGAAGCCGATCGAGACGCTGACGCCGGTCAAGGCGCGCATCCAGCCCTCCGCCGCCGATGGCGCGAAGGCGGTGATGCGGGCGAAGGGCATGTCGACCGCGCCGGACCCGGCGGTGGTCACGATGGACAAGCCCTATGGCGACGATCCGATGCAGTTCGGCCGCATCTACAAGCCGGCGGCGGCGAACGCGGCCACGCCGCTGCCCGTGATCGTCTATTATCATGGCGGCGGCTGGGTGATCGCCGACGTGAACACCTACGATGCCGCGCCCCGGCTGATGGCCAAGCAGCTGAACGCGATCGTCGTGTCGGTCGAGTATCGCCACGCGCCGGAGTTCAAGTTCCCGGCGCAGCATGAGGATGCGGCGGCCGCCTATCGCTGGGTGCTGCAGAACGCCGCGTCATGGGGTGGCGATCCGGCGAAGATCGCGCTGGCGGGCGAGAGCGCCGGCGGCAACCTGGCCGTCGCCACCGCCATCTACGCGCGGGACAATGGCTTGGCGGCGCCCGTTCACATCCTGTCGGTCTACCCCATCGCGAACAGCGCCAAGACGCTGCCCTCTCGCATGGACAGCGCCAACGCCAAGCCGCTGAACGGCGCGATGCTGCCGTGGTTCGGCTATTACTACTCGAAGACGATGGCCGATCAGATGGATCCGCGCGTCAATCTGGTGAAGGCGAACCTGCGCGGCCTGCCGCCGACGACGATCGTCAACGCCCAGATCGATCCGCTCCGCTCGGATGGCGAGACGCTGGCGCAGGCGATGCGCGCCGCCGGCGACAAGGTGGAGCAGCGCACCTTCCCCGGCGTGACGCACGAGTTCTTCGGCATGGGGCCAGTGGTGCGCGGCGCCTACGATGCCGAGCAATACGCCTTCGGCCAGCTGAAGAAGGCCTTCGACAAGGCCAAGTGA
- a CDS encoding M20/M25/M40 family metallo-hydrolase, translating into MRFLALIAAALLAAPAPAALSPAERRIAAVVDAEQERSIALLQRLVDVNSGTMNLAGVEAVGRMMRAELEPLGFAVTWRPMASTKRAGHLIAIHKGKPGAKRLLLIGHLDTVFEKDSPFQRFVRRGDQAEGPGAGDDKGGMVVMLGALRAMKAAGTLASANIEIVLTGDEEDAGDPIDVARADLVAAGKRADAALDFEGLVVEQGRDMGSIARRSSNSWALTATGRTGHSSLIFNLEHGDGAINELARIVTAFRTQLPEPNLTFNVGLIAGGATATLDPDGVRASATGKTNVIPATAVARGDFRTLSEEQTRRVKAKMQAIVAAHAPGTDARIAFDPGGYPAMAPTAGNRALLARLNGINRDLGLAEMPPLDPLRRGAGDISFVAADVDGLVGLGTASRGDHAPGETVDLASIPRQAKRAAILMSRLSAETR; encoded by the coding sequence GAGCAGGAACGCTCGATCGCCCTCCTCCAGCGGCTGGTGGACGTGAACAGCGGCACGATGAACCTCGCCGGCGTGGAGGCCGTGGGCCGCATGATGCGCGCGGAGCTGGAGCCGCTGGGCTTCGCCGTGACGTGGCGGCCGATGGCCTCCACCAAGCGCGCCGGCCACCTGATCGCGATCCACAAGGGCAAGCCCGGCGCGAAGCGGCTGCTGCTGATCGGCCACCTCGATACGGTGTTCGAGAAGGACTCGCCGTTCCAGCGCTTCGTGCGTCGCGGCGATCAGGCCGAAGGGCCGGGCGCCGGCGACGACAAGGGCGGCATGGTCGTGATGCTCGGTGCGCTGCGGGCGATGAAGGCGGCGGGCACGCTGGCAAGTGCCAATATCGAGATCGTGCTGACCGGCGACGAGGAGGATGCCGGCGATCCGATCGACGTCGCCCGCGCCGATCTGGTGGCGGCGGGGAAGCGGGCGGACGCGGCGCTGGATTTCGAAGGGCTCGTGGTGGAGCAGGGGCGCGACATGGGGTCCATCGCGCGCCGGTCCTCGAACAGCTGGGCGCTGACCGCCACGGGGCGGACCGGCCACTCCTCGCTGATCTTCAACCTCGAACATGGCGACGGCGCGATCAACGAGCTGGCCCGCATCGTCACCGCGTTCCGCACGCAACTGCCCGAGCCGAACCTGACGTTCAACGTCGGCCTGATCGCCGGCGGCGCCACCGCCACGCTCGATCCGGACGGCGTGCGCGCCAGCGCCACGGGCAAGACGAACGTGATCCCCGCTACCGCCGTGGCGCGCGGCGATTTCCGCACCCTGTCGGAAGAGCAGACCCGGCGGGTGAAGGCGAAGATGCAGGCGATCGTCGCCGCGCATGCGCCGGGCACAGATGCGCGGATCGCCTTCGATCCCGGCGGCTATCCGGCGATGGCGCCAACGGCGGGCAACCGCGCGCTGCTGGCGCGGCTGAACGGCATCAACCGCGACCTGGGCCTCGCCGAGATGCCGCCGCTCGATCCGCTACGGCGCGGCGCCGGCGACATCTCGTTCGTGGCGGCGGACGTCGACGGGCTCGTCGGCCTGGGCACCGCCAGCCGCGGCGATCATGCGCCGGGCGAGACGGTGGACCTCGCCAGCATCCCCCGCCAGGCCAAGCGCGCCGCGATCCTGATGAGCAGGCTGTCGGCGGAGACGCGCTGA
- a CDS encoding L-dopachrome tautomerase-related protein, translating into MPFLTTDTLEIAYRDAGPRDGPAVLLIHGWPDDASTWDEVVPALNEAGLRTIVPTLRGFGETRFVGDGPRTGNSAILAMDMIALMDGLGIDRFMVAGHDWGANAAEAMAVGWPERIERMAMLCTPPRLGGMPTPPFEQAQRQWYHWFMATARGAQAVRDDRKGFAHIHWVNWSPPGWFDETTFERVARSFEAPDWADITLHSYRARWDEAEPDPASRWLEEKVRETATLSLPAIYVQGAVDGVNPPSAAKDVPAKFAGPFAFVTLSGVGHFAQREAPDAVSRHLTALFAGDPATLLDMNDRSLIVKKAKPYLVGLAAAGAIAAVTAGATAVAQTRGPLTQVARFDHQATGVAVTADGRRFVNFPRWTDDAPISVAEIRKDGSLAPYPDAKWNSWRNAKANELPVGDHFVCVQSIVPDGHGNLWVLDPGAPGNEKILEGAPKLVRIDLATDRVTKVIAVPADVALQGTYLNDIRFSPDGRIGYITDSGTRGAIIVVDLESGKAFRALDGHPFTQIDKKVTVEIDGKPLLRPDGRQPAFASDGIAISNDGRTLYWQALTGKTLYAIDTARLRPDVSEADRAAAVKTVATTHVADGLWMSKAGVLYITSPGNYSITRLNGTKVETVLKDKRLRWPDTFSEGPDGTIYVTASHIQDTQWFTPGAPPSIRTELFSFKL; encoded by the coding sequence ATGCCCTTCCTGACGACCGACACGCTCGAAATCGCCTATCGCGACGCCGGCCCGCGCGACGGCCCGGCCGTGCTGCTGATCCACGGTTGGCCGGACGACGCCTCCACCTGGGACGAGGTGGTGCCGGCGCTGAACGAGGCCGGCCTGCGGACGATCGTGCCCACCCTGCGCGGCTTCGGCGAAACGCGCTTCGTCGGCGATGGCCCACGCACCGGCAACAGCGCGATCCTGGCGATGGACATGATCGCCCTGATGGACGGCCTTGGCATCGACCGCTTCATGGTGGCGGGGCATGACTGGGGCGCGAACGCCGCGGAGGCCATGGCCGTCGGCTGGCCGGAGCGGATCGAGCGGATGGCGATGCTCTGCACCCCGCCGCGTCTCGGCGGTATGCCGACGCCGCCGTTCGAACAGGCGCAGCGGCAATGGTATCACTGGTTCATGGCGACGGCGCGCGGCGCGCAGGCGGTGCGCGACGATCGCAAGGGCTTCGCCCACATCCACTGGGTCAACTGGTCGCCGCCCGGCTGGTTCGACGAGACGACATTCGAGCGCGTCGCCCGCTCGTTCGAGGCGCCGGACTGGGCCGACATCACCCTGCACAGCTACCGCGCCCGCTGGGACGAGGCGGAGCCCGATCCCGCCAGCCGCTGGCTGGAGGAGAAGGTCAGGGAGACCGCCACCCTGTCGCTGCCCGCCATCTACGTGCAGGGCGCGGTGGACGGGGTGAACCCGCCATCGGCGGCAAAGGACGTGCCGGCGAAGTTCGCCGGGCCGTTCGCCTTCGTCACCCTCTCCGGCGTCGGCCACTTCGCCCAGCGGGAGGCGCCGGACGCGGTGTCCCGCCACCTTACCGCGCTATTCGCCGGCGATCCCGCCACCCTTTTAGACATGAACGACCGGAGCCTGATCGTGAAGAAAGCCAAACCCTATCTCGTCGGCCTCGCCGCGGCCGGCGCCATCGCCGCCGTTACCGCCGGTGCCACCGCCGTCGCGCAGACGCGCGGCCCGCTGACCCAGGTCGCGCGCTTCGATCATCAGGCGACCGGCGTCGCCGTGACGGCCGACGGCCGGCGCTTCGTCAACTTCCCGCGCTGGACGGACGATGCGCCGATCTCCGTCGCCGAGATCCGCAAGGACGGTTCGCTCGCGCCCTATCCAGATGCGAAGTGGAACAGCTGGCGCAACGCCAAGGCCAACGAGCTGCCGGTCGGCGATCACTTCGTCTGCGTCCAGTCGATCGTGCCGGACGGGCACGGCAACCTCTGGGTGCTCGATCCCGGCGCGCCCGGCAACGAGAAGATATTGGAGGGCGCGCCCAAGCTCGTCCGCATCGATCTCGCGACCGACCGGGTGACGAAGGTGATCGCGGTGCCGGCCGACGTGGCGTTGCAGGGCACCTACCTGAACGACATCCGCTTCTCGCCGGACGGACGGATCGGCTACATCACCGACAGCGGCACGCGCGGCGCAATCATCGTCGTCGATCTCGAGAGCGGCAAGGCCTTCCGTGCGCTGGACGGCCACCCCTTCACCCAGATCGACAAGAAGGTGACGGTGGAGATAGACGGCAAGCCCCTGCTCCGCCCGGACGGACGCCAGCCCGCCTTCGCGTCGGACGGCATCGCCATCTCGAACGACGGCAGGACGCTCTACTGGCAGGCGCTCACCGGCAAGACGCTCTACGCGATCGACACAGCCCGGCTGCGGCCCGACGTGAGCGAGGCCGATCGCGCCGCGGCGGTGAAGACGGTCGCGACGACGCACGTCGCCGACGGTCTCTGGATGAGCAAGGCCGGCGTGCTCTACATCACCTCGCCCGGCAACTATTCGATCACCCGGCTGAACGGGACGAAGGTGGAGACGGTGCTGAAGGACAAGCGCCTGCGCTGGCCCGACACCTTCTCCGAGGGGCCGGACGGGACGATCTACGTCACCGCGAGCCACATCCAGGACACGCAATGGTTCACCCCCGGCGCGCCGCCCTCGATCCGCACCGAGCTGTTCTCGTTCAAGCTCTGA
- a CDS encoding flavodoxin family protein, with amino-acid sequence MRVKDIAQRLTGTVLAPEPRKGSASPRLDEAEFKRRFRSQFQDDAFAPLGAELDRVADAAWDAYAHERKSPKTRKAGPGFADPDYELALDWIAAKEAIDRATLRHDDAAGPLRVLLINGSPRSEHTCPGELSKSWRLVQLAREVLEEAGIATEFLDLSRLASEYGVNIHPCKACFSTAAALCHWPCSCYPNYSLGQTQDVMNEIYPKWVEAHGVMIVTPVNWYSPTSPLKLMMDRLVCADGGNPDPSLTHGKEAKEAKREELKGWNYPRHLKGRLFSVVVHGDVEGAENVRRALSDWMRFMHMESAGASAELDRYIGYWKPYATSHEELDADDAIQQEVRNAARTLCEALRARRAGRLHMSGETLTEPRPK; translated from the coding sequence ATGCGGGTCAAGGATATCGCACAGCGGCTGACGGGCACCGTCCTGGCGCCCGAGCCGCGCAAGGGATCGGCCAGCCCGCGCCTGGACGAGGCGGAGTTCAAGCGGCGTTTCCGCTCCCAGTTCCAGGACGATGCCTTCGCTCCCCTCGGCGCCGAGCTGGACCGTGTCGCCGATGCCGCGTGGGACGCCTATGCCCATGAGCGCAAGAGCCCGAAGACGCGCAAGGCCGGGCCGGGCTTCGCCGATCCCGACTATGAGCTGGCGCTGGACTGGATCGCGGCAAAGGAGGCGATCGATCGGGCCACGCTGCGCCACGACGACGCGGCCGGGCCACTGCGGGTGCTGCTGATCAACGGCTCGCCCCGTTCCGAGCATACCTGCCCCGGCGAACTCTCCAAGTCGTGGCGGCTGGTGCAGCTGGCGCGCGAGGTACTGGAGGAGGCCGGCATCGCCACCGAGTTCCTCGATCTCAGCCGCCTCGCCTCGGAATATGGCGTCAACATCCACCCCTGCAAGGCGTGCTTCTCCACCGCCGCCGCGCTCTGCCACTGGCCCTGTTCCTGCTATCCCAACTACTCGCTGGGCCAGACGCAGGACGTGATGAACGAGATCTACCCCAAGTGGGTGGAGGCGCACGGTGTGATGATCGTCACGCCGGTCAACTGGTACAGCCCCACCTCGCCCCTGAAGCTGATGATGGACCGGCTGGTCTGCGCCGACGGCGGCAATCCCGATCCGTCGCTGACCCACGGCAAGGAGGCCAAGGAGGCCAAGCGCGAGGAGCTGAAGGGCTGGAACTATCCGCGGCACCTGAAGGGCCGGCTGTTCTCCGTCGTCGTCCACGGCGATGTGGAAGGCGCGGAGAACGTCCGCCGCGCCCTCAGCGACTGGATGCGCTTCATGCACATGGAGAGCGCCGGCGCCTCGGCGGAACTGGATCGCTATATCGGCTACTGGAAGCCCTATGCGACCAGCCACGAGGAGCTGGACGCCGACGACGCCATCCAGCAGGAGGTGCGGAACGCGGCCCGCACGCTGTGCGAGGCGCTGCGCGCCCGCCGCGCCGGCCGGCTCCACATGTCCGGCGAGACGCTGACGGAGCCGCGCCCCAAATAG